From Acidimicrobiales bacterium, the proteins below share one genomic window:
- a CDS encoding acyl-CoA dehydrogenase family protein has protein sequence MYVGYDEDQLALRQELRDYYAQLLTPEVQERLHHGHGVGAAMREVVRQMGKDGWLGIGWPEEWGGQGRTPLEQFIFFDESMRCGAPVPMLTTNTVGPTIMNFGTQEQKEFFLPKIVAGEIFFCIGYTEPGAGTDLAALQTKAVRDGDEYVINGQKIFTSLASDADYCWLAVRTNPEAKKHKGISMVIVPMDTPGIEVVPMSLLSEHDINQVYFSDVRVPVDNCVGGENNGWTLVTNQLNHERVTLCSSGMIENSITEVRDWAQQTKLPDGRRVIDQEWVQLNLARVYAKLEFLRLINWKVAWGATAGHPLDVADASTIKVFGTEFYLEAFRLLMEIIGQQAYLERESAESVLKSRLEMMYRSLIILTFGGGTNEVQRDLIGMFGLGLPRATR, from the coding sequence ATGTACGTCGGCTACGACGAGGACCAGCTGGCCCTGCGCCAGGAGCTTCGGGACTACTACGCCCAGCTCCTGACTCCGGAGGTCCAGGAACGACTGCACCACGGCCACGGGGTCGGCGCCGCGATGCGCGAGGTCGTCCGCCAGATGGGCAAGGACGGCTGGTTGGGCATCGGCTGGCCCGAGGAGTGGGGCGGCCAGGGCCGCACGCCGCTCGAGCAGTTCATCTTCTTCGACGAGTCCATGCGCTGCGGGGCGCCGGTCCCGATGCTCACCACCAACACCGTGGGCCCGACCATCATGAACTTCGGCACCCAGGAGCAGAAGGAGTTCTTCCTCCCGAAGATCGTGGCGGGCGAGATCTTCTTCTGCATCGGCTACACCGAGCCGGGCGCCGGCACCGACCTCGCCGCCCTCCAGACCAAGGCCGTGCGCGACGGCGACGAGTACGTCATCAACGGCCAGAAGATCTTCACCAGCCTCGCCAGCGACGCCGACTACTGCTGGCTGGCGGTCCGCACCAACCCCGAGGCCAAGAAGCACAAGGGCATCTCGATGGTGATCGTGCCCATGGACACCCCCGGCATCGAGGTCGTGCCCATGTCGCTGCTCAGCGAGCACGACATCAACCAGGTGTACTTCAGCGACGTGCGGGTCCCGGTGGACAACTGCGTCGGCGGTGAGAACAACGGCTGGACCCTCGTCACCAACCAGCTGAACCACGAGCGGGTCACGCTCTGCTCGTCGGGCATGATCGAGAACTCGATCACCGAGGTCCGCGATTGGGCCCAGCAGACCAAGCTGCCCGACGGGCGCCGGGTCATCGACCAGGAGTGGGTGCAGCTCAATCTGGCCCGGGTCTACGCCAAGCTCGAGTTCCTGCGCCTCATCAACTGGAAGGTCGCCTGGGGCGCCACCGCCGGCCACCCCCTCGACGTGGCCGACGCCTCGACCATCAAGGTGTTCGGCACCGAGTTCTACCTCGAGGCCTTCCGCCTGCTGATGGAGATCATCGGCCAGCAGGCGTACCTCGAGCGCGAGTCGGCCGAGTCGGTGCTGAAGTCCCGGCTCGAGATGATGTACCGCAGCCTCATCATCC
- a CDS encoding serine/threonine protein kinase, with translation MGERGGVEAAGPARIGPYRVLRPLGSGGMGEVYLGVDERPGASVAEVAVKVLRPELQADEGFRRRFARELDAVRRVHGRSVARVLDANLQAPQPWIATEYVQGPTLRDARSGVDLHALAAGLARALADIHAAGVVHRDLTPSNVLLGPDGPRVVDFGIAWFDDTTTLTRTGMVLGTPAWMAPEQLGDDRHTAASDVWAWGAVLVFAATGRPPVSGSRPEVIQVRAARGELDLDGVPDWLRALVVQALDPDPGRRPTAEALATRLGVPADAALTQVLERTWVQAPPGAATPAPPAPPSDEAGTAVGPPDAPTVAVPTGPPSEPTPSGEPHLVPDLATRWIVGGVVAVAGGVFAWNADFLPIVLVIGVLVVVAAVVRVWQQEREPRPPHRWVPVSGSLVVAALATAGSGLSQALGLIWGLLALLLIVVVLFFMGVDSI, from the coding sequence ATGGGGGAGCGCGGGGGAGTGGAGGCGGCGGGCCCCGCCCGCATCGGCCCGTACCGGGTGCTCCGTCCGCTCGGTAGCGGCGGCATGGGCGAGGTGTACCTCGGCGTGGACGAGCGCCCCGGCGCCTCGGTCGCCGAGGTCGCCGTCAAGGTGCTGCGCCCAGAGCTCCAGGCCGACGAAGGGTTCCGTCGCCGCTTCGCCCGTGAGCTCGATGCCGTGCGCCGGGTGCACGGCCGGTCGGTGGCCCGGGTGCTCGACGCCAACCTCCAGGCCCCCCAGCCCTGGATCGCCACCGAGTACGTGCAGGGGCCGACCCTCCGGGACGCTCGGAGCGGGGTGGACCTGCACGCGCTCGCCGCCGGGCTCGCCCGGGCCCTTGCGGACATCCACGCCGCCGGCGTCGTCCACCGCGACCTCACGCCGTCCAACGTGCTGCTCGGCCCCGACGGGCCCCGGGTGGTCGACTTCGGCATCGCCTGGTTCGACGACACCACGACGCTGACCCGCACCGGCATGGTGCTCGGGACGCCGGCGTGGATGGCCCCCGAGCAGCTCGGCGACGACCGCCACACCGCGGCCAGTGACGTCTGGGCGTGGGGAGCGGTGCTGGTCTTCGCCGCCACCGGCCGCCCGCCCGTGTCCGGGAGTCGGCCCGAGGTGATCCAGGTGCGGGCTGCCCGCGGCGAGCTCGACCTCGACGGGGTCCCGGACTGGTTGCGGGCCCTGGTCGTGCAGGCCCTCGACCCCGATCCGGGACGGCGCCCGACGGCCGAGGCGCTCGCCACCCGGCTCGGGGTCCCCGCCGACGCGGCGCTGACCCAGGTGCTCGAGCGCACCTGGGTGCAGGCGCCGCCGGGGGCCGCGACGCCCGCACCCCCCGCACCCCCGTCGGACGAGGCGGGCACCGCGGTCGGGCCCCCCGACGCCCCGACCGTCGCGGTCCCGACCGGGCCCCCGTCCGAGCCCACGCCGTCCGGCGAGCCCCACCTCGTCCCCGATCTCGCCACGCGGTGGATCGTGGGTGGGGTCGTGGCCGTCGCCGGTGGGGTGTTCGCCTGGAACGCCGACTTCCTGCCCATCGTGCTCGTGATCGGGGTGCTGGTCGTGGTCGCCGCCGTGGTGCGGGTCTGGCAGCAGGAGCGCGAGCCGCGACCGCCACATCGCTGGGTGCCGGTGTCGGGGTCGTTGGTGGTGGCCGCGCTGGCCACGGCGGGGTCCGGGCTCTCGCAGGCGCTCGGCCTGATCTGGGGCCTGCTCGCCCTGCTCCTGATCGTGGTCGTGCTGTTCTTCATGGGCGTCGACAGCATCTGA
- a CDS encoding LysE family transporter, whose amino-acid sequence MTAAFTTGFGLGFLVAAQVGPVWLLCARSVLRRRVATGLAIGAAAALVDTAYAALGIAGAASLLEIAGLRIGLGLVGAAFLVYLGSRTVWQGLRARTGMETLEEVADPRKAFLTGLAATAANPSTIISWAAIFTAAHTADVATSAPSAGAMLLAIGLGSFSWFLILSLASGALGARLGERVQRPVDVLSGLALAGFGAYLGWSTLRDA is encoded by the coding sequence ATGACTGCTGCGTTCACCACCGGGTTCGGCCTCGGCTTCCTCGTCGCCGCCCAGGTGGGGCCGGTGTGGCTCCTGTGCGCCCGCTCGGTCCTGAGGAGGCGCGTGGCCACCGGCCTGGCCATCGGTGCCGCCGCTGCTCTGGTCGACACCGCCTACGCCGCCCTCGGCATCGCCGGCGCCGCCAGCCTCCTCGAGATCGCCGGCCTGCGCATCGGCCTCGGCCTCGTGGGCGCGGCCTTCCTCGTCTATCTCGGCAGCCGCACCGTCTGGCAGGGCCTCCGGGCGCGGACCGGCATGGAGACCCTCGAGGAGGTGGCCGACCCCCGCAAGGCCTTCCTCACCGGCCTCGCCGCCACCGCCGCCAACCCCTCCACCATCATCTCCTGGGCCGCCATCTTCACCGCCGCCCACACCGCCGACGTGGCCACGTCCGCCCCCAGCGCCGGCGCCATGCTCCTCGCCATCGGCCTCGGCTCGTTCTCGTGGTTCCTGATCCTGTCGCTGGCGTCCGGTGCCCTCGGCGCCCGGCTGGGCGAGCGGGTCCAGCGCCCCGTCGACGTCCTGTCCGGCCTCGCCCTCGCCGGCTTCGGCGCCTACCTCGGCTGGTCCACCCTCCGCGACGCCTGA
- a CDS encoding LLM class flavin-dependent oxidoreductase yields MKLDMLYEIDCPKPWDAGPHPYGQRAAEQKSYREAIEQIKLADTLGYNTVWVVEHHFREGRSHCPASEVLLGGLATVTENIKMGFGVTLTPFGFINPARIAEKVATVDILSNGRVEWGTGRSTPMEQTAFHVDREQSRSDWKEAIEIVTGMWRDEYFEYESERFSFPKRMVTPKPVQDPHPPVWMAATSAESAAVAGSLGLGLLSFTIMQPIELMAKAIENYRTAQVNNNPLTKVVNNRVAAYTLVHCEDEANFEKNKVWESVAWWYQNLAQFTIDWEFPLTPQEEVDRIFPLMKPLKEGHVPVEAFDKGDMIVIGDAEKCFEKMRHYADLGCDSLICYSQFGYLPHESIMETIETIGKEVLPEIEAYVPPDDSPAAKFKAISEGRVES; encoded by the coding sequence ATGAAGCTGGACATGCTGTACGAGATCGACTGCCCGAAGCCCTGGGACGCCGGGCCGCACCCCTACGGCCAGCGGGCCGCGGAGCAGAAGTCGTACCGAGAGGCCATCGAGCAGATCAAGCTGGCCGACACCCTCGGCTACAACACCGTGTGGGTGGTCGAGCACCACTTCCGCGAGGGCCGTTCGCACTGCCCCGCCTCCGAGGTCCTGCTCGGCGGCCTGGCCACGGTGACCGAGAACATCAAGATGGGCTTCGGCGTCACCCTGACCCCCTTCGGCTTCATCAACCCCGCCCGCATCGCCGAGAAGGTCGCCACCGTCGACATCCTCTCCAACGGTCGCGTCGAGTGGGGCACGGGTCGCTCCACCCCCATGGAGCAGACCGCGTTCCACGTCGACCGCGAGCAGAGCCGCTCGGACTGGAAGGAAGCCATCGAGATCGTCACCGGCATGTGGCGTGACGAGTACTTCGAGTACGAGAGCGAGCGCTTCTCGTTCCCCAAGCGCATGGTCACCCCCAAGCCCGTCCAGGACCCGCACCCGCCGGTCTGGATGGCCGCCACCTCCGCCGAGTCCGCCGCCGTCGCCGGCTCACTCGGCCTGGGCCTCTTGTCGTTCACGATCATGCAGCCCATCGAGCTCATGGCCAAGGCCATCGAGAACTACCGCACCGCCCAGGTGAACAACAACCCGCTCACCAAGGTCGTCAACAACCGGGTCGCCGCGTACACGCTGGTGCACTGCGAAGACGAGGCCAACTTCGAGAAGAACAAGGTCTGGGAGTCGGTCGCCTGGTGGTACCAGAACCTCGCCCAGTTCACCATCGACTGGGAGTTCCCCCTCACCCCGCAGGAGGAGGTGGACCGCATCTTCCCGCTGATGAAGCCGCTGAAGGAGGGGCACGTCCCCGTCGAGGCGTTCGACAAGGGCGACATGATCGTCATCGGTGACGCCGAGAAGTGCTTCGAGAAGATGCGCCACTACGCCGACCTCGGCTGCGACTCGCTGATCTGCTACTCGCAGTTCGGCTACCTGCCGCACGAGTCGATCATGGAGACCATCGAGACCATCGGGAAGGAAGTCCTCCCCGAGATCGAGGCCTACGTGCCGCCGGACGACTCTCCCGCGGCCAAGTTCAAGGCCATTTCCGAGGGCCGGGTCGAGAGCTGA